The segment TCGATTTCGACGGCACCATCACGACTACCGACAGCTTCCGCCACTTCGTCCGCTACGCGGTCGGTACGCCGCGCTTTGCGTGGGCCGGGCTGCGCGCGCTGCCGTGGATCGCCGCGATGAAGGCCGGGCTGTTGTCGCGCGGCGACGCGAAGGCGAAGTTCGCGTGGTTCGCGTTCGGGCCGATCCGCGAGGACGCGCTCGACGTGCTGGCGCGCACGTTCGTCGACACGTATCTGCCGAACTTCGTACGTCCGGAAATGCTCGAGCGCATGCGCGAGCACCAGGCGCGCGGGCACGAAGTCGTGCTGGTCAGCGCGTCGCCGTCGCTGTATCTGGAGAAGTGGGCGAAGACGGTCGGCTTCGACACCGTGCTCGCGACGCGGCTCGCGTTCGAGCGCGGCACATTCGCCGGACGGCTCGACGGCGAGAACTGCTGGGGGCCGCAGAAGGTCGTGCGGCTGCGCGGGTGGTGGGGCAACCGGCCGCCGAAGCAGTTGTTCGCATACGGCGACAGCCGCGGCGACAAGGAAATGGCCGAACTCGCAAACTGGTCGTGGATCCGCGGCAAGGGAGCGATGCCGCCGATCGGCGACTGATGGCCGATGATCGGGCGGCGCGGCGCAGTGCGCCGCCCCGGCGCCGGCGTTACGCGTCGGCCTGCGCGTGGCGCGCGCTGCGCGACGCACGATACGCGCCCCAGCGATTCGCACGCGCAAACGTGCCGACGTCGTTGAAGCGCACACCGACTTCGCGCAATGCCGCATGCGCGGTTCGCGCGGTCAGTTGCCGGATATAGAACGGGTCGCGCACCACGAAGTGATGGATCGCATGCGTGCTGCCGAAATTGAAGCAGAACAACTGGAACGGCACCATCCACCACGGGTTGAGCACCTGCGTCTGCTGGATCACGTTGCGCGAATCGATGTCGCCGAAGTAATGCATGTTCGAGCTGACGAAGTTGATGCAGAAGCTGCGCACGAAGTTCGGCCCGAGCCACACTACCGCGAGAAAATCGACGACGTTCATCGCGCGCTCGACGATCGCCGGCACCGTCACCGCGTAGCCGAACGCATGCAGTGCGAACAGGCCGACGTGATAGACGATGAACGCGTGCCACAGCGCGTAATACACGTGACCGACCGGCATGTACGACGACACCTGCTCGACGCGCAACTGCATGCGTT is part of the Burkholderia pyrrocinia genome and harbors:
- a CDS encoding HAD family hydrolase — encoded protein: MTDRIVAAFDFDGTITTTDSFRHFVRYAVGTPRFAWAGLRALPWIAAMKAGLLSRGDAKAKFAWFAFGPIREDALDVLARTFVDTYLPNFVRPEMLERMREHQARGHEVVLVSASPSLYLEKWAKTVGFDTVLATRLAFERGTFAGRLDGENCWGPQKVVRLRGWWGNRPPKQLFAYGDSRGDKEMAELANWSWIRGKGAMPPIGD